The sequence TGGCCCTCAAGGGCGGCAATGGTCTGGCCCTCGGCGAGACGCACAATGGCCTTCTTGCGGTCAGCACGCTGTCCGAAGAACTTGCCCACGCGCTTGCGCTTGCCGGGCACGTTCATGGTGCTGATGCCGATCACGGTCACGCCGAACGCCTGCTGAATGGCGCTC is a genomic window of Deinococcus arcticus containing:
- a CDS encoding 50S ribosomal protein L23, with product MSHYDIIQAPVVSEKAYAGMERGVYSFWVSPKATKTDIKSAIQQAFGVTVIGISTMNVPGKRKRVGKFFGQRADRKKAIVRLAEGQTIAALEGQA